One genomic window of Cannabis sativa cultivar Pink pepper isolate KNU-18-1 chromosome 2, ASM2916894v1, whole genome shotgun sequence includes the following:
- the LOC115719935 gene encoding uncharacterized protein LOC115719935: protein MKKILSKKRKIEDFETLALTEECNAILQKKLPPKLKDPRSFTIPCTIGKLENINDLCDLGASINLMPLSVFKRLQLGEEKPTTVALQLVNFSLAHPRGAIKNVLVKVDKFIFPANFIVLDMEEDKNIAIILGRPFLATCKALIDVQKGELKLKV, encoded by the coding sequence atgaagaagattCTATCCAAAAAGAGGAAGATAGAAGATTTTGAGACATTAGCTTTGACAGAGGAGTGCAATGCAATTTTACAGAAGAAGCTCCCTCCTAAACTGAAAGACCCAAGGAGCTTTACCATACCATGCACTATTGGGAAGCTCGAGAATATTAATGATTTGTGTGATTTAGGGGCTAGTATCAACCTTATGCCCTTGTCAGTGTTTAAGAGGCTGCAACTTGGAGAGGAAAAACCAACAACTGTAGCACTACAGCTAGTTAATTTCTCCTTAGCCCATCCTAGAGGAGCAATAAAAAATGTCCTTGTCAAGGTGGACAAATTTATATTTCCTGCTAATTTTATAGTGCTTGACATGGAAGAAGATAAAAATATTGCCATCATTCTTGGGAGACCTTTTTTGGCAACATGCAAAGCACTAATTGATGTTCAAAAGGGAGAGCTAAAGCTTAAAGTCTAA